TGTGTGCCTGAGAAGTGGATGGAGTCCATTGCAGTGCTTGCTACagctctttctcctccctgtctaTGCCACCTGTTCCTGTGgcttcccttccagccctgcagcagtGCCTCATGTCCTACACGAATCACTCCAGTCCTTTGTCCTTCATCCTGACAGGCATCCCTGGGCTGGAGGATGCTCAGTTCTGGATTGCCTTCCCATTCTGCACCATGTACTTCATGGCAGTGCTGGGGAACATCACACTCCTCCTAGTGAATAGAATGGACCCAAGCCTGCACTTGCCCATGTTTTACTTCCTCTCCATGCTGGCTGCCATTGACCTTGTGCTCACCACTTCCACCATGCCCAAACTCCCGAGCATCTTCTGGTTCCAATCCCATGAGATCGTCTTTGAGGGTTGTGTGGCCCAGATGATCTTCATCTATGGCCTCTACACAGTGGAGTCGGGGGTCCTGCTCACCATGGCCTTCAACCGATACTTGGCTGTCTGCAAGCCCCTGCACTACTCCACCATCCTGACTGGCCCCACCATTGCCAAGCTGGGTTTGGCTGCTGTGGTGAATGGCATGGCCATCATCACCCCTCTGATGTACATGGTGACCAGCCTGTCCTACTGCGGCATCTGTGTCATGCACCATTCCTACTGCAAGCATGTGTCAGTGGTGAAGCTGGCCTGTTGGGACACCTGGCCCAACAGCACCTACAGCATCACGGCTGCCACCACCATGGTGGGCTTAGACTCCATCCTCATCGCTGTCTCCTATGTGCTGATCCTGAGGGAGGTCATAGGCCTCTCCTCCAGAGAGGCTCGTCTGAAGACCTATGGCACTTGTGGCTCCCACGTCGGTGTCATCCTGCCCTTCTACACGCCTGGGCTCTTCTCCTTCTACAGTCAGTGCTGGGGACAGAGGATCCCTGCACATCTCCACATCCTGAGAGCTGACCTCTACCTGCTGGTCCCTCCCATGCTCAACCCACTCATCTACAGGATAAGGACCAAGCCGGTCCAGGAGCGGGTGCTGAGCCTATTCTGTCAGAAAGGGATCCAGCCCAGGTCCTGACCCCAGCCTATTGCTAATGCCAGGGGAAGGAATAGCGTTTGGACCAGAAAACAATGGCAGCATGTTTGGTgagcaaagaaaaagctttaaaagctgTCTCCTGGAAAAGTGGGATGATATCTTCATCGTCTTGGATGAACCCTGAAAGCTGGAGGCACCATGGAAAATCTGACTGgtgaaacattatttttagaaagtgaattctgcattccttttcagagtggaaaaataaattgtgtttaaTTGTATCTGTATCTGTGGTCACCCTCAGATCTGTATCCCCTCATGACTCTCCTCTTCATCTCAGCTCTTGATAAAAGACTGCTACCACTTTCGAAATGCAATTCTTTTCGTGGATTCGTCCTCCCTATGCACCTTTTCCATCCAATCCGTAACTCTCCATTTATTCACTTACTAGTTTTTAGCAGTTGCCTGATTTTGGTGCTTGGCTATGAGGGGGGAGTGTGGGCTGTCTGTATGCACATTTACGCGTGCACACTCATCCAGATGTTGGCCTAAataggttttgttttcctcccaaTCCTGTCTTGAAACCTTACCAAAGTATTTGCAGCAATCATAAAAACCCTGCTCACTTAAGAACAGGGTCTACAGGTCACACCGAAACACTCCCGTGTCGCACAAGGATTTGTTCCTTTCGTATTAGACACACCAGCCATGAAATGTTCTACAAAAATTTTTTCCAATGTTTTAATGAGACTCCCTAACTTTCTGTGTTGCGGTGTCTCTTCCCTAAGCATATAGACACCTGTAAGGGGATTTTGAGAAGCTCCAGTTTTCCATAAATCTTCACTTGTCTCTGAACTCCTGTGAGATCCTGCTCCTGGGGTTTGGGCATTTTAGCAAACTGGCTCTTCTCTTTGGAAACCGTGTAATTCTACACGTGTTGCACTGCATGGGGGTAACACATCGCTCCTTCCCCTGAACTATTGCTCGGGTGCAGCGTTGTGTTTAGGGAGAGCAGGAGTTGTTTGCAATGGGCTGCACGGAGCCGTTGGAGAGTGCAATGGCACGAGTCTCCTTCACTTTCTGCAGATCTCCTTATGCAAAGGACAGGGTgtaaacgaaaaaaaaaaaaaagcctgcggGGCTGTTGTAGGATGGTCACCTCTGAGCACTGGAGGCAGTGAGTGGGAGTGTGGATTAAAGTAGGGGAGCAGAGAACGGGGACTAAGCTCCTCTGGTTCTCTTCAGCAAACCTGACCTGACTTTAACTATGATGAAAACTCATCTCCTAACATCACATACTGACCTACCATCCCAGCTCTCCTTGTGCCTTCATCCCATGGAAATCAGGGCACAGGAATTCCCTGAGTCTGGTCTCTAAAGGAGACCTCTAAAGGTCCTGCGTGGATCCTGCCCTGaacaagagaggaaaggagagcacTGCAAAGAGCTGTGGTGACCACCAAACTCAAATTGGTGGGTATAAACTCAATTCTTTTGGTGTCTACTGACACTGCTGCCTTTGGGTGCCCTCTGGATTACACAGTCGTATCCCCCACCACGACGACCTCCTTTGGGAACAGTATAGTCTACACAATGCCCAACAATTAAAAAACAGCACAGATCCTCCTGCCTGACTCGAAGACCAGACTCTTCCAACCTGGATCTTGTAGTCATGGTTCAAGTTGGGGCTGGAAATTGCCAGTGCTCAGTGCACTGCCTGGAGCCTGCCAGGCAGCAGAT
Above is a window of Larus michahellis chromosome 1, bLarMic1.1, whole genome shotgun sequence DNA encoding:
- the LOC141737976 gene encoding olfactory receptor 52K2-like isoform X1, whose product is MPPVPVASLPALQQCLMSYTNHSSPLSFILTGIPGLEDAQFWIAFPFCTMYFMAVLGNITLLLVNRMDPSLHLPMFYFLSMLAAIDLVLTTSTMPKLPSIFWFQSHEIVFEGCVAQMIFIYGLYTVESGVLLTMAFNRYLAVCKPLHYSTILTGPTIAKLGLAAVVNGMAIITPLMYMVTSLSYCGICVMHHSYCKHVSVVKLACWDTWPNSTYSITAATTMVGLDSILIAVSYVLILREVIGLSSREARLKTYGTCGSHVGVILPFYTPGLFSFYSQCWGQRIPAHLHILRADLYLLVPPMLNPLIYRIRTKPVQERVLSLFCQKGIQPRS
- the LOC141737976 gene encoding olfactory receptor 52K2-like isoform X2, producing the protein MYFMAVLGNITLLLVNRMDPSLHLPMFYFLSMLAAIDLVLTTSTMPKLPSIFWFQSHEIVFEGCVAQMIFIYGLYTVESGVLLTMAFNRYLAVCKPLHYSTILTGPTIAKLGLAAVVNGMAIITPLMYMVTSLSYCGICVMHHSYCKHVSVVKLACWDTWPNSTYSITAATTMVGLDSILIAVSYVLILREVIGLSSREARLKTYGTCGSHVGVILPFYTPGLFSFYSQCWGQRIPAHLHILRADLYLLVPPMLNPLIYRIRTKPVQERVLSLFCQKGIQPRS